The Chryseobacterium nakagawai genome has a segment encoding these proteins:
- a CDS encoding RagB/SusD family nutrient uptake outer membrane protein, whose amino-acid sequence MKFNRIKIFKLRNLAIAGIFLFTTSSCLNDLDVKVDDDELFTSEQFYANPASYKQFLAKIYAGLAVTGQKSGNGDSDLGNESDGGPNEGFSQYLRGYWQLQELTTDEAIIAWGESDNPTIKDLNFNTWNADNVFNEAFFARIFFQIGLVNEYLRETTDEKLNSRGVSADLKTQIKMFRAEARFLRALSFYHAIDIYGKMPFATENDPLGTKPVMQSREFMFNYVIDELNAIEGELPAPRMNEYGRADKAAIWMLKAKLYLNAKVYTGTDKSTEALTEVEKVIGSNYKIAQIPYANLFKADNNSNGAQEEIIFPINFDGIKTRTYGGTTFLIHANCTNEVGATLGIDFGWQGYRIRQEFMQSVGNTDPRVMKVAGNTDPASISDYLKFDQGTKLIKFSNRSSTGGNGSDSNFVDTDFPLFRMADAYLMYAELAVVNGKGNIATALNYVNALRTRAGAPSVLQSALTPDFILNERGRELYWEGYRRQDLIRFGKYTSGYTWQWKGGNMSGTDLSSNKLLFPIPNKYLNLNSNLSQNPGY is encoded by the coding sequence ATGAAATTTAACAGAATAAAAATATTTAAATTAAGAAATTTGGCCATTGCAGGTATTTTTCTTTTTACAACATCTTCTTGTCTGAATGACCTTGATGTGAAAGTAGATGATGATGAGTTATTTACATCGGAACAATTTTATGCAAATCCAGCTTCTTATAAGCAGTTTTTAGCTAAGATCTATGCGGGTCTAGCTGTAACAGGACAGAAATCAGGGAATGGAGACTCCGATTTAGGAAATGAAAGTGATGGTGGTCCCAACGAAGGTTTTTCCCAATATTTACGAGGGTACTGGCAATTACAGGAATTGACGACAGATGAAGCTATTATTGCTTGGGGAGAAAGTGATAACCCTACCATCAAAGATCTTAATTTTAATACATGGAATGCTGATAACGTATTTAATGAGGCGTTTTTTGCGAGAATATTTTTTCAAATAGGCCTAGTAAATGAATATTTAAGAGAAACAACAGATGAAAAGTTGAATTCCAGAGGGGTTTCAGCGGACTTAAAAACTCAGATTAAAATGTTCAGGGCTGAAGCTCGTTTCTTAAGAGCTTTATCTTTTTACCATGCTATTGACATTTACGGAAAAATGCCTTTTGCAACGGAAAATGATCCTTTAGGAACAAAGCCGGTAATGCAATCAAGAGAATTTATGTTTAATTATGTAATTGACGAATTGAATGCTATTGAAGGAGAACTGCCTGCTCCAAGGATGAACGAATATGGAAGAGCAGATAAAGCAGCAATTTGGATGTTAAAAGCTAAACTGTATCTAAATGCAAAAGTCTATACAGGAACAGATAAAAGTACAGAAGCTCTAACAGAAGTTGAAAAAGTAATTGGTTCAAATTATAAAATAGCACAAATTCCTTATGCTAATTTATTTAAAGCAGATAATAACAGTAATGGGGCACAGGAAGAAATAATTTTCCCTATTAATTTTGATGGTATCAAAACAAGAACCTATGGAGGAACTACATTTTTAATCCATGCGAATTGTACCAATGAGGTAGGTGCAACTTTAGGAATTGATTTTGGATGGCAGGGATATAGAATCAGACAGGAATTTATGCAGTCTGTTGGAAATACAGATCCAAGAGTAATGAAGGTGGCAGGAAATACAGATCCAGCCTCTATTTCAGATTATTTAAAATTTGATCAAGGCACAAAACTTATTAAATTCTCTAATAGATCATCAACAGGTGGTAATGGAAGTGATTCCAATTTCGTAGATACGGATTTTCCATTGTTCAGAATGGCTGATGCTTATCTGATGTATGCAGAACTTGCGGTAGTAAATGGAAAAGGAAACATTGCTACAGCTTTGAATTATGTGAACGCTCTTAGAACCAGAGCTGGAGCACCTTCTGTATTGCAGTCAGCATTAACTCCAGATTTTATTTTAAATGAAAGAGGACGCGAATTATATTGGGAAGGATATAGACGTCAAGACTTAATCCGTTTTGGAAAATATACTTCAGGTTATACATGGCAATGGAAAGGAGGAAACATGAGTGGTACTGACCTTTCAAGTAATAAGCTACTTTTCCCTATCCCTAATAAGTATCTTAATTTAAATTCTAACTTATCTCAAAACCCTGGTTATTAA
- a CDS encoding SusF/SusE family outer membrane protein, whose translation MKNFFKIFIIAVAGFSLVVSCEKDEDQAVLNEATQSKISTDKTTIVLDKTQLDSEAVSFTWLKSTFNITVVSKPQIELGIKGTNFKESKLVDAVSSPSSLTNRQLNTLAMSLGAVANTVNEIEVRLKTTVGKASFYSNVITLAVTPYVLGPVYNYTDLYLIGDATAAGWTNEATNTKFLPLQKETTAGVYSYTGYFAKGGFKMIKTPGSWDTQYGMGGATGILSSSGSSGDIKVDVAGYYKVTVNTNALVYTFVSIADPTVSYNAISMIGTASGDWNTDVDLQKSTFDSHIWVKKKITLNSGEFKFRANHDWGVSWGVAKEFFGVADLGGGNIPVSETFKYDVYFNDITAEFSVIPVY comes from the coding sequence ATGAAGAATTTTTTTAAAATATTTATAATAGCAGTTGCTGGTTTTTCCTTGGTAGTTTCATGTGAAAAAGATGAAGACCAGGCGGTACTAAATGAAGCAACTCAAAGTAAGATATCAACTGACAAAACAACAATTGTTTTAGATAAAACTCAATTAGACTCGGAAGCTGTAAGCTTTACATGGCTAAAGTCAACTTTTAATATTACTGTAGTATCTAAACCACAAATAGAGCTAGGAATTAAAGGAACTAATTTTAAAGAAAGTAAATTAGTAGATGCTGTAAGCTCACCTTCATCTCTAACAAATAGACAATTGAATACCTTAGCAATGAGTTTAGGAGCGGTTGCTAATACAGTGAATGAGATAGAAGTGAGACTGAAAACAACTGTAGGTAAAGCTTCTTTTTATTCCAACGTAATTACTTTGGCGGTAACTCCTTATGTTCTGGGGCCTGTTTATAACTATACCGATCTTTATCTTATAGGAGATGCTACAGCAGCAGGATGGACTAATGAAGCAACAAATACAAAGTTTCTGCCTTTACAAAAAGAAACTACTGCTGGTGTTTATTCTTATACAGGATATTTTGCAAAAGGAGGTTTTAAAATGATTAAAACGCCAGGATCTTGGGACACTCAGTACGGAATGGGAGGAGCAACTGGTATTTTGAGTTCAAGCGGATCATCCGGAGATATTAAAGTGGATGTTGCGGGATACTATAAAGTGACAGTCAATACAAATGCATTAGTATATACATTTGTTTCAATAGCTGACCCAACAGTATCTTATAATGCCATATCGATGATAGGAACAGCCTCTGGAGACTGGAATACGGATGTTGATTTACAAAAATCAACTTTTGATTCTCATATCTGGGTGAAGAAAAAAATCACTTTAAATTCAGGTGAGTTTAAATTCAGAGCCAATCATGATTGGGGAGTTAGTTGGGGGGTAGCCAAAGAATTTTTTGGAGTGGCAGACCTTGGGGGAGGAAATATACCCGTAAGTGAAACCTTCAAATACGATGTATATTTCAATGATATTACAGCAGAATTCTCTGTAATCCCAGTATATTAA
- a CDS encoding sterol desaturase family protein → MFDFSKMFESDGPDIVYPWAIPMFAGIIFIEMAYSHFNKEKLYETKDVATNVLLALLNYSLDIIMKGFSMLVMMFFYYHRIFDWEVGIWYWIAVFLAQDLAYYVHHYVDHHSRVFWAVHITHHNSDYFNITTGFRSPVFQPLYRYLFFSPLALVGFHPLHVMVAYSAIQIYGTFVHTQSIKSMGFLEYILVTPSHHRVHHACNIKYLDRNMGMGLIIWDKIFGTFEKEDPEVPVKYGIYPKMKSKDPATVLFYEWRRIGKDLRQPGLSFKDRLKYLFYSPGWRHDGTGKTVKQFQKEYKEKIRNKPQSAQAEQIEQVEQTEITEPEYTPN, encoded by the coding sequence ATGTTTGATTTTAGTAAAATGTTTGAAAGTGATGGACCGGATATTGTTTATCCCTGGGCCATTCCTATGTTTGCAGGTATCATTTTTATAGAAATGGCATATAGCCACTTCAATAAAGAAAAGCTTTATGAAACAAAAGATGTGGCTACCAATGTGCTTTTAGCGCTTTTAAATTACAGCCTGGATATCATTATGAAAGGGTTTTCGATGCTTGTTATGATGTTCTTTTACTATCATCGCATTTTTGATTGGGAAGTTGGAATATGGTACTGGATTGCAGTATTTCTTGCCCAGGATCTCGCCTACTATGTCCATCATTATGTAGATCATCATTCCCGTGTCTTCTGGGCAGTACATATTACCCATCATAATTCTGATTATTTCAATATCACTACAGGATTCAGAAGTCCTGTATTTCAACCTTTATACAGGTATTTGTTCTTCTCCCCTCTGGCATTAGTAGGATTTCATCCGCTACACGTTATGGTAGCTTATTCTGCTATTCAGATTTACGGAACTTTTGTGCATACGCAATCTATAAAAAGCATGGGCTTCCTGGAATATATTCTAGTAACACCTTCCCACCATCGTGTGCACCATGCGTGTAACATCAAATATCTGGACCGTAATATGGGAATGGGATTAATTATCTGGGACAAAATCTTCGGAACATTTGAAAAGGAAGACCCGGAAGTACCCGTAAAATATGGGATCTATCCTAAAATGAAGTCTAAAGATCCGGCTACCGTTCTTTTTTACGAATGGAGAAGAATTGGAAAGGACCTTAGACAGCCAGGACTTTCTTTCAAAGATCGTCTGAAATATCTCTTCTATTCTCCGGGGTGGAGACATGATGGCACTGGCAAAACCGTAAAACAATTCCAGAAGGAATACAAAGAAAAAATTAGAAACAAACCACAATCTGCTCAGGCAGAACAGATAGAACAGGTAGAACAAACAGAAATTACTGAACCTGAATACACTCCAAATTAA
- a CDS encoding SusC/RagA family TonB-linked outer membrane protein, whose product MKNFTTVLKIAPAFLLASTVMHAQTKDTATKEKKIEEVVLIGYGKQKKTDLTGSITALSTADFNKGAVTTAEGLINGRSSGLVITQSGTPGNEATIRIRGGSSLNASNDPLLVVDGLPLDGVSLSTINPNDIESFSILKDAASTAIYGSRGSNGVILITTKKGGKKLRVSLNAFTTVNTLAKKIDVYSGEEFRNIINQYVPGKANLLGTANTDWQKEIFKTSVTTDINASVSGSLFGRVPTRFSIDNMDNSGLLITSQFRRTTANIALSPSFFDDHLKFNITGTYSYTFQNKANEDAIKNAISYDPTKPVFDSASPFGGYTEWTRYDLIDGVQVPKAYGTSNPVSMLRNKHDVQNFRRFFGNISMDYKFHFLPDLRLIVNAGLDSKELDGHVVTNKYSRAGYFSVNNVFNFYGEDSYSDESILNKNANVQLNYTKTFGKFNLEAMGGYEYQNYHIVSSASGNTLLYTLDPVNNFYNPDSKPDVNLQAFFGRLNLGYANKYLLTINYRRDGSSRFSKNNRWGDFGGVAAAWKISEEDFLKGNSSISDLKLRASVGKTGQQDIGVYRYDYFKTYNTSTTLYYQFGNQFYEIAKANGYNQNLKWEESLKYNLGLDFGFLNNRIKGTLDFYLADTKDLLSIVPEGPLENLRIIGPKNIGKLQSKGIDLGLDVKAVRNENFTLNFNYNLSYNKINIKELEVNGIDKGGVGLGGFVQTFREGYSPYAFWVYQQVYDTNGKPVEGAYVDRNGDGQITSADKYNYKKPQADVTMGLMTNATFGKNWDFSMGWRMSLGNYVYDQISSDRAHLGNINNTVDNTIANSPLDFNTTHFIEPQKMSDYYVKNGSFLKLDNVTLGYTFNKFIGNNASLRVYVAAQNVLTITKYKNIDPEIFNDGVDNSIYPRARMFTLGINANF is encoded by the coding sequence GTGAAGAATTTTACAACGGTATTAAAAATAGCGCCCGCTTTTTTACTGGCTAGTACAGTAATGCATGCGCAGACTAAAGACACTGCCACCAAAGAGAAGAAAATCGAGGAGGTTGTCTTGATTGGATATGGTAAACAGAAAAAAACTGATTTAACCGGATCTATTACAGCTCTATCTACCGCGGACTTTAATAAAGGAGCAGTGACTACTGCTGAAGGATTAATTAATGGTAGATCTTCGGGGTTAGTGATTACCCAGTCAGGAACACCGGGGAATGAAGCAACAATAAGGATCAGAGGGGGATCATCATTGAATGCCAGTAATGACCCTTTGTTGGTTGTAGACGGATTACCATTAGATGGAGTTTCTTTGTCTACTATCAACCCTAATGATATTGAATCATTTTCAATCCTGAAGGATGCGGCTTCTACTGCTATTTATGGTTCCAGAGGTTCTAACGGGGTGATATTGATTACCACAAAAAAAGGAGGGAAGAAGCTTAGAGTTTCCTTAAATGCATTTACAACAGTTAACACCCTTGCTAAAAAAATTGATGTATATTCCGGTGAAGAATTTAGGAATATCATTAATCAGTATGTGCCGGGGAAAGCTAACTTATTAGGCACAGCCAATACAGATTGGCAGAAAGAAATATTCAAAACATCCGTGACTACCGATATCAACGCTTCGGTTTCCGGTAGTTTATTTGGAAGGGTTCCTACTCGTTTTTCCATTGATAATATGGATAACTCAGGATTACTGATTACTTCCCAGTTCAGAAGAACAACTGCTAATATTGCATTAAGTCCAAGTTTCTTTGATGACCACCTGAAATTTAACATTACAGGTACCTATTCATATACCTTCCAGAATAAAGCTAATGAAGATGCTATAAAAAATGCAATTTCCTATGACCCTACAAAACCTGTCTTTGATTCAGCTTCTCCATTTGGAGGATATACGGAATGGACAAGATATGATTTGATAGATGGGGTTCAGGTACCTAAAGCATACGGAACTTCAAACCCGGTGAGTATGCTTAGAAATAAGCATGATGTCCAGAATTTCAGAAGGTTTTTCGGAAACATAAGTATGGATTACAAATTTCACTTTCTTCCTGATCTGAGGTTAATTGTGAATGCTGGATTAGATAGTAAAGAATTGGATGGGCATGTGGTAACTAATAAATATTCCAGAGCGGGTTATTTTTCAGTAAATAATGTGTTTAATTTTTATGGAGAAGATTCTTATTCAGACGAAAGTATTCTTAATAAAAATGCCAATGTTCAGCTAAATTATACCAAAACTTTCGGGAAATTCAATCTCGAAGCTATGGGAGGATATGAATATCAGAACTATCACATAGTGAGTTCTGCATCAGGAAATACATTATTATATACATTAGATCCAGTCAATAATTTTTATAATCCTGATTCTAAGCCGGATGTGAATTTGCAGGCATTCTTTGGGCGATTAAACTTAGGATATGCAAATAAGTATTTACTTACCATTAATTATAGAAGAGATGGTTCTTCCCGTTTTAGTAAAAACAACAGATGGGGTGATTTCGGAGGGGTCGCTGCTGCTTGGAAGATATCAGAAGAAGATTTCTTAAAAGGCAACAGTAGTATTTCTGATTTAAAATTAAGAGCGAGTGTCGGGAAAACTGGTCAACAAGATATCGGGGTATACAGATATGATTATTTCAAAACCTATAATACTTCAACTACTTTATATTACCAGTTTGGAAATCAATTCTATGAAATTGCGAAAGCAAACGGATATAATCAGAATCTTAAATGGGAGGAAAGTTTAAAATACAACCTAGGATTAGATTTTGGGTTTTTAAATAACAGGATAAAAGGAACACTAGATTTTTATCTGGCAGATACAAAAGACCTCTTGTCAATTGTTCCTGAAGGACCTTTGGAAAACTTAAGAATCATAGGGCCTAAAAATATTGGGAAGCTCCAATCGAAAGGAATTGATCTTGGATTGGATGTAAAAGCTGTGAGAAATGAAAACTTCACACTGAACTTTAATTATAACCTATCTTATAATAAAATCAATATCAAAGAACTTGAGGTGAATGGTATTGATAAAGGAGGTGTTGGTTTAGGTGGATTTGTTCAGACTTTCAGAGAAGGATATTCTCCTTATGCATTCTGGGTATACCAGCAGGTTTATGATACCAATGGGAAACCAGTTGAAGGTGCGTATGTAGACAGGAATGGTGATGGTCAAATCACTAGCGCAGATAAATATAATTACAAAAAGCCGCAAGCAGATGTTACAATGGGATTGATGACCAATGCAACTTTTGGTAAGAACTGGGATTTCTCAATGGGCTGGAGAATGAGCTTAGGTAATTATGTATATGATCAGATCTCTTCTGACAGAGCTCACTTAGGAAATATTAATAATACGGTTGATAATACAATTGCTAACAGTCCATTGGATTTTAATACAACGCATTTCATTGAGCCTCAGAAAATGTCTGATTATTATGTGAAAAACGGAAGCTTTTTGAAACTGGATAATGTGACCTTAGGATATACCTTTAATAAATTTATAGGAAATAATGCTTCCTTAAGAGTATATGTTGCTGCTCAGAATGTTCTTACGATAACGAAATATAAAAACATTGACCCTGAAATATTTAATGATGGAGTAGATAACTCAATTTATCCAAGAGCACGAATGTTTACTTTAGGTATTAATGCTAACTTCTAA
- a CDS encoding radical SAM protein codes for MITSFVLKVASRCNLNCSYCYMYNLGDKTYLKQPKFMSIDTIKAFATKLNEYCLENNLNNIQIVFHGGEPLLISKEFYRESIKIFKEILPDHYFDFVIQTNGVGLGDEWYQLFNELDIRVGISIDGPKEYHDKYRVFHNGKGSYEEVKEAIMLGQNYGLNGILSVINLKIPPQELYDEVKNLQVKGLNILLPDGHFDQLPEGMEKEFVNTKNYTPYADWLIELFKIWKNDNDRMSVRFFKTLIDLIVGEDEGDQILGKNINGVAVLETNGNLEVADFIRACYEGITRNDINIHTHAIGDVFKDRLFDVYMNAHAMVSQKCLNCSIYDFCGGGFLGNRYSNEKGFDNPTIYCHDMIKLITYIQNDIIDGIPAEAQKEMELSKVSYEDIVHELEFDNEEIMIESEVKEKLMHYRLA; via the coding sequence ATGATTACATCTTTTGTATTAAAGGTTGCAAGTAGATGCAATCTCAACTGTTCGTATTGTTACATGTATAATTTGGGTGATAAAACTTATCTGAAGCAACCTAAATTCATGTCAATTGATACCATAAAAGCTTTCGCAACTAAACTTAATGAATATTGCCTGGAAAATAATTTGAATAATATACAAATTGTCTTTCATGGAGGAGAGCCTTTATTAATATCCAAAGAGTTTTACCGTGAATCTATCAAAATTTTTAAAGAAATACTTCCCGATCATTACTTTGACTTTGTGATCCAAACCAACGGTGTTGGGTTAGGTGATGAGTGGTATCAACTCTTTAATGAATTAGATATCAGAGTAGGAATAAGTATAGACGGGCCGAAAGAATACCATGATAAATACCGTGTTTTTCATAATGGAAAAGGTTCTTACGAAGAAGTAAAAGAAGCCATTATGCTGGGCCAAAATTATGGACTCAACGGAATATTGTCTGTAATTAATCTTAAAATACCCCCTCAGGAACTTTATGATGAAGTGAAAAACCTTCAAGTAAAAGGCCTTAATATTCTTCTACCAGATGGTCATTTTGATCAGCTTCCTGAAGGAATGGAAAAGGAGTTCGTTAATACCAAAAATTATACTCCCTATGCAGATTGGCTTATAGAGCTATTTAAGATTTGGAAGAACGATAATGATAGGATGAGTGTAAGGTTTTTTAAAACACTTATTGACCTGATTGTAGGCGAGGATGAAGGAGATCAGATTTTAGGTAAAAATATCAATGGTGTTGCCGTATTGGAAACCAATGGTAATTTAGAGGTTGCAGACTTTATACGAGCTTGTTATGAAGGAATAACCAGAAATGATATTAATATTCACACCCATGCTATTGGCGATGTTTTCAAAGATAGACTTTTTGATGTGTATATGAATGCTCATGCCATGGTATCACAGAAATGTCTTAACTGTTCTATTTATGATTTCTGTGGCGGTGGATTTTTAGGAAATCGTTATTCTAATGAAAAAGGTTTTGATAATCCTACCATTTATTGCCATGATATGATTAAACTTATTACCTATATTCAGAATGATATTATAGATGGAATTCCAGCAGAAGCGCAAAAAGAAATGGAATTGTCAAAAGTTTCGTATGAAGATATAGTACATGAGTTGGAATTTGACAATGAAGAAATTATGATTGAATCTGAGGTTAAAGAAAAATTAATGCATTATCGATTAGCATGA
- a CDS encoding glycoside hydrolase family 97 protein, producing the protein MKKITVGALLLSMMFTGVKAQSLKSPDGKFEMNFQLKDGVPFYNLKYNGAVVVEDSKLGLRLFKDTAIKFASEIAKPEDAKYDLNNGFAKVDEKRDSKNETWQPVLGEKKNYINHYNELAVTLNQSSTDRSIVVKFRLFNDGLGFRYEFPQQKNLNYFVIREEDSEIDFPTDMKAWWIVADYDSQEYQYQETKVSEIPAKWDKAYDANASQSLVKNAVQSPLMLKKEGKSPLYINVAEAAVLDYPASHLEVDAQNFKFKTHLTADRQGAKGYIQTPSVTPWRTIIVAPKAEEVMDSKMIFNLNEPTKYTDTSYIHPTKYMGVWWEMIIGKSQWAYSTAENVHLGKTDFTKLTPNGKHAANNTKVKEYIDFAAENGFQGLLIEGWNIGWEDWFGHSKEFVFDFITPYPDFDIKMLNDYAHSKGIKLIMHHETSGSATNYERWADKAFQTMNKYGYDAVKTGYVGDIIPRGEHHYSQWTINHYYRIAEKANDYKIMINSHESVRPTGESRTYPNYISAEAARGTEYEAFGGNKPDHQTVLPFTRWMGGSMDYTPGIFQTKLDYYFPGDTRFVKTTLAKQLALYVTMYMPLQMAADLPENYKKHMDAFQFIKDVAADWDDTKILSAEPGDYVITARKAKGTENWFVGGITDENKREYTVDFSFLDKGKTYEATIYEDGKDADYIDNPQSYHIYNKTITSKSKINFKMARSGGFAITIKKK; encoded by the coding sequence ATGAAGAAAATTACAGTTGGAGCGCTCTTGCTCTCAATGATGTTTACAGGTGTGAAAGCACAATCTTTAAAATCGCCGGATGGTAAATTTGAAATGAACTTCCAGTTAAAAGACGGAGTTCCTTTCTACAATCTGAAATACAATGGTGCGGTGGTTGTAGAAGATTCAAAATTGGGATTGAGATTATTTAAAGACACAGCCATAAAGTTTGCTTCTGAAATTGCCAAACCAGAAGATGCAAAATACGATCTTAACAACGGTTTTGCCAAGGTAGATGAAAAAAGAGATTCCAAAAACGAGACTTGGCAGCCGGTTTTGGGAGAAAAGAAAAATTATATCAACCACTACAATGAATTAGCCGTTACGCTGAATCAGTCTTCTACAGATAGAAGTATTGTAGTAAAGTTTAGATTGTTCAATGATGGTCTTGGATTCAGATATGAGTTCCCTCAACAGAAAAATCTTAATTATTTCGTTATCAGAGAGGAAGATTCTGAAATCGATTTCCCAACTGATATGAAGGCTTGGTGGATCGTAGCAGATTATGATTCTCAGGAATACCAATATCAGGAAACAAAAGTTTCTGAAATTCCTGCAAAATGGGATAAAGCATATGATGCCAATGCTTCACAGAGTTTGGTGAAAAATGCAGTTCAGTCTCCATTAATGCTTAAAAAAGAAGGAAAATCACCTTTATACATCAACGTTGCAGAAGCAGCAGTATTAGATTATCCGGCTTCACACCTTGAAGTAGATGCTCAGAACTTTAAGTTCAAAACGCATTTAACAGCTGACAGACAAGGAGCGAAGGGATATATCCAGACGCCATCAGTAACGCCTTGGAGAACCATTATCGTAGCACCAAAAGCTGAAGAGGTAATGGATTCTAAAATGATCTTCAACCTTAACGAGCCTACAAAATATACGGATACGTCTTATATTCACCCTACAAAATATATGGGAGTTTGGTGGGAAATGATTATCGGAAAATCTCAATGGGCATATTCTACAGCTGAAAATGTTCATTTAGGTAAAACCGATTTTACGAAGTTAACTCCCAATGGGAAACATGCGGCTAATAATACAAAAGTTAAAGAATACATCGACTTTGCTGCTGAAAACGGATTCCAGGGATTATTGATCGAAGGCTGGAACATTGGCTGGGAAGACTGGTTCGGGCATTCTAAAGAGTTTGTTTTTGATTTTATTACCCCTTATCCGGATTTTGATATCAAAATGCTGAACGATTACGCCCATTCAAAAGGAATTAAACTGATCATGCACCACGAAACTTCAGGTTCTGCTACGAACTATGAAAGATGGGCAGATAAAGCTTTCCAGACGATGAATAAATATGGCTATGATGCTGTGAAAACAGGATATGTGGGTGATATTATTCCAAGAGGAGAGCATCATTATTCTCAATGGACGATCAACCACTATTATAGAATTGCTGAAAAAGCAAATGATTATAAAATTATGATAAACTCTCACGAGTCTGTTCGTCCTACAGGAGAAAGCCGTACGTATCCGAACTACATTTCTGCAGAAGCAGCACGTGGAACAGAATATGAAGCATTTGGAGGAAATAAACCGGATCATCAGACTGTACTTCCATTTACAAGATGGATGGGTGGTTCTATGGATTACACGCCGGGAATTTTCCAAACTAAATTAGATTATTATTTCCCTGGAGATACACGTTTTGTGAAAACTACATTAGCAAAACAGCTTGCTCTATATGTAACGATGTATATGCCACTTCAGATGGCTGCCGATCTTCCTGAGAACTATAAGAAGCATATGGATGCATTCCAGTTCATCAAAGATGTGGCTGCTGATTGGGATGATACGAAGATTTTATCTGCAGAACCGGGAGACTATGTAATCACTGCAAGAAAAGCAAAAGGTACAGAAAACTGGTTTGTGGGAGGAATTACTGATGAAAACAAACGTGAATACACGGTAGATTTCTCATTCCTGGATAAAGGAAAAACTTATGAGGCTACCATTTATGAAGATGGTAAAGATGCTGATTATATAGACAATCCTCAGAGTTATCATATTTATAACAAAACAATCACGAGCAAGTCAAAAATTAATTTTAAAATGGCTAGAAGTGGTGGTTTTGCAATAACTATTAAAAAAAAGTAA